TTAAAAGCTGATAACGGAAAGAAAATCCCAGTTATTAAAGCGGTTCAAGCTGTTTTGGGTCTTACATTAATGGAAGCTAAAAAAATTGTTGATGCTTTACCAGCAACAATTAAAGAAAATATTAATCCAGAAGAAGCAGAACAAATCCGTGCAACTCTTGCAGAAGCAGGTGCTGAAGTTTCAGTTGAATAATTTTTAACTTATTTATTAAACAAAATCCAGGACTTATCATCCTGGATTTTGTTATAATAATTATTTAGATTTATAAGTAATTAAATTTGGATTATGATGATATTTTCGTCCTTCTTTTGCTTGTTTTTGACCATTTAAAATAGTGGCATCAGCAGAAAATGAATTGTTTAACTTAAATATGCTTTGACCAACTCCATAATAATCAACAGGAGTATTTAAACTTTCAAAATACTTGATTTTATTTTCATCAAATCCAGAAGAAACAACAATTTTGTATTTGGTTGCCCCTGCCTCGTTAAGAGCTTTTCTTAATCTGAAAACTTGTTCTGGGTTTACTCCATAATGTGGTTCTTCATTATCAAACATATGATCTACCATATTTTTAGAAGTATCAATACGTACACCTCATACTTTATTACCTAGAGCATTTCATACTTTTAATGAATCTGAAATTACATCATTATGATAATCAACTAATGAAATAAGTTTATTATTTGGGAAATTTTTATGAAATGCAATAGTTGCCGCGACAACATCGCCATTAAAACCTTGAATTAAAGCATGAGGCATACTACCAAATACATTTTCTTCTTGTTCATTATTTGGATATTTTTGAGCTTCAGTAGAAACTAATTTTATTCCAGCAATTGCTATTGCTTTTCCATCGATTTCTTGATTTATATAATGATCAGCACGATCTCCCATAAAAATAACTTCTTTGTCACCAGCTGCTAATTTACATTTTCAAGCATTTGTTGCAATTGATGTATTTCTTGCTAGAATTCCATCAATCATTCCCTCTCAAATTCCAAAATCTTGATAATGTCCTTCTAATTCTAAAACTATATCAAGATTATTAATGATTGAACCATCAGGTAAGTATCTAATAGTATATTTAGAAGTATCACTTACTTCTTCTAATAATTCTAAAACTTCTGAAATCCCAGCTAACATCGAGTTATCCTTGCGCTGAAAAAATTGTAGAACAATTATATTACTTGGTCTTTCATTAGCTAAAATTGTTTGAGTTTTTTTGAAGTAAGAAGCTATATATTTCGTTTTTTTCATTTGTACATCCATTTTTTGTTTAGGCAAAATTATTCATTAGGCTTAGATTTGTTTTTATTTATTCTTCTGTTATATAATCATATTCATAATTTTGAGTCTTTGTGAAGGAAAATTAGTTTTGGAAGTGTTTTTTGATTTGGTTGTTTTATTCTTAAAAATCTTCTTATGATAAATCCGATGATTGGACAAGTTAAGACAATGAATGAAAGCATTATAATTATCAAAACTGCTCTAACATAGTTATTAGGACCTTCATATCCTAAAGGTTTAATTAATGAAACAACGGAGTAAAAAACTATTCCACGATTTATTTCGCTATTAAATTCTCTTGGTACAGGATTACTTTCATCGTAAAATAAATTAGTAAAATCTGGTGAAAATTGTTGTTTATGTAGGTTTAAAAATTTATATCCAAAAAGATAAATTGAGATCATAAAAAATGAATATATTAATGGATAAATCATTAAACATCAAATTGCTTTGTTACTAATTCTAATTGATTTTCTTTCTCAAAAAATTGTTACAATCCCGAGAATAGGACCTATTGCATGCCAAATAATTGTTCTATTAAAATCATTATCCTCTTCTAAGCGACCAATTAATTTAGGATCAAAAACAATTCCTGTTCAAAAACCAAGCATAACAGAAATGATAAATACTATACTAGAAAAATAAAGTCTTTGTGCAAGTTTTCCATTTTTGAAAAATGGAAAAAATGTTATACATGCTGCAAGAAAAATATTACTAATAAAGGTATAAAAATAAGATGATCCACCTCATAGTGCAGTTGTCGCATTAGGTAGGAGATTCGAATATACTTCTCTTTTTTCTATTTCATTTGCAGTATTATTAGCAATTTCTTTTATTTGTTCTATGATTTTTGGATTTTTATTATAGATATTTCAAATATTGTATGATTGATCATATCATTTTCAAAATATTGTACAAATGTATAAAATAAACAAAATTATTCCAATTGTAAATGTAATTGTTTCATATTTATTAAATGATTTAAATTTTTTGTAAACTACTTTTGTCATAATTAATTTTTCTCATAAACCATTAAGATTATTACAATAATTATTACAATTATAAAAACAATAAAACCACCGATAAAGTATCATTTAATTCTTGCTAATTGTTGATCTCTTTTGATTTTTTCAAAAGCTAATTTATTTACTTTTAAGTCTTCATTTTTGATTTCAAAACTTTTTAATTGATTATTAAGACCTTCAAGCATTTTTTGATACTTAATTGTTTTAGCGTTAATTTTTTTGTGCTTTTTTATTTTTTTTATTTCTTCATTAATTTCAGAAATAAAAAGAGATCGTAAAATTGCATAATCATTATGATTCGAAATTATTTTTTTATTCATTTTTTAATAATAATCACATAATGAAACTTGAACATTACATGGTTTTTTATCAATTAATTTTTTAATTTCTTCTTCAATACCAGAAATTAAATATTTTATTACATTGAATGAATTAGTCGCTTCTGAACTCTTTATTTTTATTTCTAGAAAAATTTGTAAATCTGTATGCTTTTCATTAATTAAAATCTTAACTGGTGAATTAAGTTTAAACCTTTTATCTTGTGAGATAAAATACTTAATTACATCTTTAATAGCATCTTCTTTAACTACATAAACTTGATTTGAATGATAAGGTACATTTACTCAATTAGACATTATTTATTATTCTTTCCAACATACTTACCAGTTTCAGTTGAAATTATAATTATATCACCTTCTTTAATAAACATTGGTGTTTCTAGTTCAAAACCAGTTTCTACTGTTACTTTTTTTTGTGGATTTGTTGTTGTATTACCTTTAACAGCATCTGGTGCAGTTGTTACAGTTAGTGAAATATTTGGCGCTAATTCAATATCTAATACTTCATCTTGGAATTTTCTAATTTGTACTTCACTTCCCTCTTTTAAGAAATTTAATTCCCATTGAACTCTATCTACTGAAATTTCAATTTGTTCATATGTTTCTCTATCCATTAATATAATATTTTCACCATCTGAATACAAATAATCCATTTTTCTTTTGTCGATGTGTGCTGGTTTAACCTTATCACCACCTGTGTAAGATTTAATTGTTGTTGCACCTGTTCTAAGGTTTTTTACTTTTGCCTTAACATTAGCCTGACCACGTCCTTGCTTAGAATGTTGAGCTTCTAAAACCACAAATATATCACCATCATCTTGAAATGTAATACCTGGTTTAAATTCATTAACATTTATCATAATCCCTCATTTCTGTTTCTAATTATAATTTTTATATATTTACTATTATACTACAATTGCATAACAAAACTTTTTAATAGACTTCTTGCTTTATATAGATATTTAGCTAATAAAATTTCTTCCCTTTTTAGTTCATCTGAAAATTAAATATATCATTATTTTGTAACAAGAAATTAATACATACAAAATTTATAAAAATAGAATTATGAATAAACAAAGGAGTTCAAATGGAACAAATAAAAATATTTAAAACTTATAAACTAAATGAAAGTCTTAAAAAAGGAATAGAAGGCTATTCTAAGATAAAATGTGAGAAAATAATGCCGATTATTAAAATTTTTGATGATATTTTATTCGGAATAGTTTTTGAAAAGGATGTTAATCCTAGTGTAAAAATTTATCAAAAGGCTCAAAAAGATTACTATTTATATTTTGATAGGTTTTTCCGAATTTCTAATGAAAACTTGATGAAAAATATTATTGAATCAAACGATGAAACTGATGTTGAAAATTTAGGAGACGAAAAAGAATTAGAAATACTTGAAAAAATTAGGAATAGTTTTGAAAGTAAGGAGGAAAACATCAAACTAACATATATTTATAAAAAAACCCTACAAGAAAACGCTAGTCAATAAAATTTTTTTATTTTGAGTAATTTTAATTATAATTTTTTCAAAGGAGAAAAAATGGGATTTTTCCACTGAAGAAGAAATGAAATTGATTTTACTACAGCAAAACCTTTATTTTTTAGCTTCTTTATAATTTCACTTATTGCTATGCTTTTTATGTGAATTTATAAAGAAAGAATTAACAAATATTTTACAAGTGAAAACAAGAAATTTTTGTTTAAAACACTAAATTTGGATCAATTGTTTATTGTAATCGGAATTGTTGCGATATTTTTTAATATTGTTAGATTAATTATTCTTTTAGTGTTAGATTTTCCTTGAAAATCTGAACTAATTCCATTACAATTATGTAGATTTTTCACATACTTTATTCCACTTTTATTTATTTTCAAAAGAGCTAGAAATATTAATTTATTTAGTATTATTGCTATCCTAGGAGCGATTATAGGTTATGCTTTTGCTAATCTTGGACCTAATGAGCAATTTATTAAAGATGATATTATGTATCATAATCTTCAACCGGGATCAATTGAATATCAAAAAGCTGGTTATAATGTTGGATACGATAATTTTATTTACTGAGATTTCATTTTTGCTCATTCTTTTATATTGATTATAACTGTTTTAACACACATTATCTATGGAGAACAAGCAAAAATAACACATTCCGTTTTTATAAAGGGTGGTATTTATATAATATTAATGGCAATTTTGGTATTTTTTGGGAATTGGATTTTAAACACAATCGCAAATAATGCTTCTAATGTTAGAATAAAAATCGCATTAGATGCTAATTGATTTTATTTAGGACAAGTAGGAATCAATGTATTAGGCAGTTTATCAAAATGACCAATATCATTACCAATCTTTATAATTTTTGGGACAATTGCATATATTATTGGATATATCATTTATATTTTATTATCTTGCATAAGCATTTCAATTAATAATTATTATTTACCGAATAAAATAATATTTAGTAGCTTTAAGAAAAAGTTTTGGGAGTTAAAAGCATCATTAAAGGATGTGTGAAAAGTTTGAAGTTTAGGATAATTATAGACCAAAAAAATAAAAAAGCGAAGTTAGACATAAAATAGTACTAAATTCGCTTTTTGAATCGAACAATGCTATTTAAAAGTACTTTTGAAATCATAATTAATTTTTGACTCAAAAATATACTAAAAATTATAATTTATTTTGTTATTTGTTAAAATTCAATTATGAATTTAAATAATATGTATATCGAAAACAAAAAAAGTATTAATTTAGCTTTTATGAATTTTTTTCTAAAATGCACTTCTATCGCACTATTTATCGTATTATTGCTTAATCAAATTAATGTAATAAATCTTTTTAACGTTACACGTATATTTGAAAAAACAGTTTTGTCAATTGTTCTATGACAATTTTATGCTTTACTGTTTTTTGCAACAACTTTTTTTATCATTAAAGAGCGAGAATATTGAAAGAAGATTTTTCATTATTTAGTAATTGAAAATCCGAAGGCATTTAAAAGGATTTTAATTATTTGTTCTCTTTATTTACCAATAGTTGATTTTTATAGAATCGCTTTTATTAATTCGCTATTTATTGAGAATGATTTAATTATTTCGAATTGAAAAGTAGGATTAATAAAAAATAATATAAGATTCTCAATTTATGACATTTCGTTAGCCGGTGTTTTAATGTGCATTTTCTTAATCATAGCAGCTGTAAAAAATTTTACACCACTAAAAATTGTTGGTTTAGATCCTG
This DNA window, taken from Mycoplasmopsis cynos, encodes the following:
- the efp gene encoding elongation factor P, whose translation is MINVNEFKPGITFQDDGDIFVVLEAQHSKQGRGQANVKAKVKNLRTGATTIKSYTGGDKVKPAHIDKRKMDYLYSDGENIILMDRETYEQIEISVDRVQWELNFLKEGSEVQIRKFQDEVLDIELAPNISLTVTTAPDAVKGNTTTNPQKKVTVETGFELETPMFIKEGDIIIISTETGKYVGKNNK
- a CDS encoding YwaF family protein — protein: MGFFHWRRNEIDFTTAKPLFFSFFIISLIAMLFMWIYKERINKYFTSENKKFLFKTLNLDQLFIVIGIVAIFFNIVRLIILLVLDFPWKSELIPLQLCRFFTYFIPLLFIFKRARNINLFSIIAILGAIIGYAFANLGPNEQFIKDDIMYHNLQPGSIEYQKAGYNVGYDNFIYWDFIFAHSFILIITVLTHIIYGEQAKITHSVFIKGGIYIILMAILVFFGNWILNTIANNASNVRIKIALDANWFYLGQVGINVLGSLSKWPISLPIFIIFGTIAYIIGYIIYILLSCISISINNYYLPNKIIFSSFKKKFWELKASLKDVWKVWSLG
- a CDS encoding nicotinate phosphoribosyltransferase, with protein sequence MDVQMKKTKYIASYFKKTQTILANERPSNIIVLQFFQRKDNSMLAGISEVLELLEEVSDTSKYTIRYLPDGSIINNLDIVLELEGHYQDFGIWEGMIDGILARNTSIATNAWKCKLAAGDKEVIFMGDRADHYINQEIDGKAIAIAGIKLVSTEAQKYPNNEQEENVFGSMPHALIQGFNGDVVAATIAFHKNFPNNKLISLVDYHNDVISDSLKVWNALGNKVWGVRIDTSKNMVDHMFDNEEPHYGVNPEQVFRLRKALNEAGATKYKIVVSSGFDENKIKYFESLNTPVDYYGVGQSIFKLNNSFSADATILNGQKQAKEGRKYHHNPNLITYKSK
- a CDS encoding MMB_0454 family protein — translated: MSNWVNVPYHSNQVYVVKEDAIKDVIKYFISQDKRFKLNSPVKILINEKHTDLQIFLEIKIKSSEATNSFNVIKYLISGIEEEIKKLIDKKPCNVQVSLCDYY
- the rplL gene encoding 50S ribosomal protein L7/L12; amino-acid sequence: MAKLTKETFVESLKEMSIKEVMELVEAMKEEFGIDPMAAMAVAAAPTEGGAEEKTSVKVVLKADNGKKIPVIKAVQAVLGLTLMEAKKIVDALPATIKENINPEEAEQIRATLAEAGAEVSVE
- a CDS encoding MAGa3780 family membrane protein, translating into MTKVVYKKFKSFNKYETITFTIGIILFILYICTIFWKWYDQSYNIWNIYNKNPKIIEQIKEIANNTANEIEKREVYSNLLPNATTALWGGSSYFYTFISNIFLAACITFFPFFKNGKLAQRLYFSSIVFIISVMLGFWTGIVFDPKLIGRLEEDNDFNRTIIWHAIGPILGIVTIFWERKSIRISNKAIWCLMIYPLIYSFFMISIYLFGYKFLNLHKQQFSPDFTNLFYDESNPVPREFNSEINRGIVFYSVVSLIKPLGYEGPNNYVRAVLIIIMLSFIVLTCPIIGFIIRRFLRIKQPNQKTLPKLIFLHKDSKLWIWLYNRRINKNKSKPNE